A single Bacillus sp. HMF5848 DNA region contains:
- a CDS encoding S9 family peptidase — translation MKKSFFSSRWAVVLSLVIVLIGSMVAHNVQTDFGNVTVKDLRFAGNNGNVLSAKLFTPASMNPEEKLPAILTMHGYINSREVQDAFNIEFARRGYVVLAMDMQGHGYSEQEPIEAASRGAVAGLDYLRELGFVDQERIAVEGHSMGGWSTLAASNAFPEWIHTVIQVGSSTETYGAGEVTANSEFNYAIVFGKYDEFAKLMWEVPQAKQIVDTDKIKKVFGTESTVVPQQLYGSFEDQSARMLYIPTETHPSNHWSTESTTYVMDFMQQAMPAPNPIDPSNQTWMIKEFATLAAMIGSLMFLLSFGANLLRTNYFSALVRPIPEYKGYKSKGPWAIAAVIAAAIPALTYFPFQAWGTAWFPVSSFWPQSLTNGFVVWVLFNAIIAAVLFAVWHFVSNKKQGATAYNYGLSFSDKGLSLDFNKMIKAALLGIYTVGALFVLTLLADAMFLIDFRIWVMAFKPLDWPHFVIMLSYLLPFLVFFLANGALLHGQLRLKEGKSERQTAWTWFLANVAINTLGIIVLIAIQYAPLFLTEEMDVTKSLLSIVAFQFVFINFLVAMISTFFYRRTGTIYVGAIVNALLVTWYIVAGQAVQYAGQPASTASAVAVYIACGVVLLLPLVLTGKGKVTSKKGATVKG, via the coding sequence ATGAAGAAAAGTTTTTTTTCCAGTCGATGGGCAGTTGTCTTATCATTAGTTATTGTCTTAATAGGTAGTATGGTCGCGCACAATGTTCAAACAGACTTTGGCAATGTAACAGTAAAAGATTTAAGATTTGCAGGAAATAATGGAAATGTGTTGAGTGCTAAATTATTTACACCAGCAAGTATGAATCCCGAAGAGAAGCTTCCTGCTATTCTAACTATGCATGGTTACATTAATTCGAGAGAAGTACAAGATGCATTCAATATTGAATTTGCAAGACGTGGCTATGTAGTGTTAGCTATGGATATGCAAGGTCATGGATACTCAGAGCAAGAGCCGATAGAAGCCGCATCACGTGGTGCGGTTGCAGGTTTAGATTATTTACGAGAGTTAGGGTTTGTTGATCAAGAGAGAATCGCTGTGGAAGGGCACTCCATGGGTGGCTGGTCCACGTTAGCTGCTTCAAATGCATTCCCAGAATGGATTCACACGGTTATCCAAGTTGGTTCATCAACAGAGACATATGGCGCTGGAGAGGTAACAGCTAATTCAGAGTTTAATTATGCCATCGTGTTTGGTAAGTATGATGAATTTGCTAAGCTAATGTGGGAGGTTCCTCAAGCGAAGCAGATTGTGGATACAGATAAAATTAAGAAGGTTTTTGGTACAGAATCAACGGTTGTTCCTCAGCAATTATATGGATCATTTGAAGATCAATCGGCACGTATGTTATATATTCCAACAGAAACACATCCATCTAATCACTGGTCTACTGAATCTACCACATATGTCATGGACTTTATGCAACAGGCGATGCCAGCACCGAATCCAATTGATCCTTCAAATCAAACATGGATGATTAAGGAATTTGCTACCTTGGCTGCGATGATTGGTTCATTAATGTTCTTATTATCTTTTGGTGCGAACTTATTACGCACAAATTATTTCTCAGCGTTAGTTAGACCAATTCCTGAATACAAAGGATATAAATCTAAAGGACCTTGGGCTATCGCGGCTGTAATAGCTGCAGCGATTCCGGCGTTAACATATTTTCCATTTCAAGCATGGGGGACGGCTTGGTTTCCTGTAAGTAGTTTTTGGCCGCAATCCCTCACGAATGGTTTCGTAGTATGGGTACTTTTTAATGCTATAATCGCGGCTGTGTTATTTGCAGTGTGGCATTTTGTAAGCAATAAAAAACAAGGTGCAACAGCTTATAATTATGGATTATCATTTTCAGATAAAGGTTTATCACTTGATTTTAATAAAATGATAAAAGCAGCACTACTTGGTATATATACTGTGGGCGCACTGTTTGTTTTAACATTATTAGCAGATGCGATGTTCTTAATAGATTTTCGTATTTGGGTTATGGCCTTTAAACCACTCGACTGGCCACATTTTGTTATTATGTTAAGCTACTTATTACCGTTTTTAGTATTCTTCTTAGCTAATGGAGCATTATTACATGGTCAGTTACGTTTAAAAGAAGGCAAGTCTGAGCGACAAACAGCATGGACATGGTTTTTAGCTAATGTTGCGATCAATACGCTTGGAATTATCGTGTTAATAGCTATACAATACGCTCCGTTATTTTTAACCGAAGAAATGGATGTAACGAAGTCTTTATTAAGTATAGTTGCTTTCCAATTTGTATTTATCAATTTCTTAGTTGCTATGATCTCGACCTTCTTCTATAGAAGAACAGGAACAATTTATGTTGGGGCAATTGTAAATGCACTTCTTGTTACGTGGTACATTGTTGCAGGGCAAGCAGTTCAATATGCGGGGCAACCAGCTTCAACGGCTAGTGCCGTAGCAGTATATATTGCATGCGGTGTTGTGTTGTTATTACCACTTGTACTTACAGGAAAAGGAAAAGTTACTTCCAAAAAAGGCGCTACGGTTAAAGGATAA
- the abc-f gene encoding ribosomal protection-like ABC-F family protein, protein MLLYRLRNISKNFIDKKVLQGVDFDVYHNDKLAIVGDNGSGKTTLIKLLIAQCQPDSGEVICYKPNIKLEYLTQQESYEEKVAEYSVELAPLTKQLGLRMEEGPLSCGEKMKLALADIWASNADVVILDEPTNHLDFQGTAWLIDQIKKYKGTVIIISHDRYFLDQTVSKTFELEHGKLTQYNGNYSLYKSEKARLQAIQLHQYESQQKRVKEIEGKIEQLKSWSQKAHNQAGKSDTKMMGLREHERKKAKKRDQQIKSNIKRLEKELEVAEVLKPKEESIVQFSFQSKRVRGKRIIEAKNIGKKFNSHELFSNSNFYITYGEKVGLVGANGTGKSTMLKVILQKESLSHGELWVSQSLKIGYLSQDDFNASERSMIEELNLVHRNDLQQARTLLVNIGLPRHMHHQSMQTLSFGEYMRVRLVKMIMEQYDVIILDEPTNHLDMKSREMLEETLQSYDGTLLIVSHDLYFLNKLCQTTLIIENGKINRYEMNYEQYLQKKNNSENSEERDREEELMRIQNRLNSVVSQLSFLKPGDEEYLKLDEEFHQLTKQKRVLQ, encoded by the coding sequence ATGTTATTGTATCGTTTAAGAAATATATCTAAAAATTTCATTGATAAAAAGGTATTACAAGGCGTTGATTTTGATGTATATCATAATGACAAATTAGCAATTGTTGGCGATAACGGTTCTGGGAAAACAACCTTGATTAAACTTCTTATTGCGCAATGTCAGCCAGATAGTGGAGAAGTGATCTGTTATAAGCCTAATATAAAATTGGAGTATTTGACGCAACAGGAGTCATATGAAGAAAAAGTAGCTGAGTATTCCGTTGAACTGGCACCGCTAACGAAACAACTTGGACTTCGTATGGAAGAGGGACCGCTTAGCTGTGGAGAGAAAATGAAACTCGCTCTTGCGGATATTTGGGCAAGTAATGCTGATGTAGTCATCCTTGATGAACCAACCAATCATTTGGATTTTCAAGGAACAGCATGGTTAATAGACCAGATAAAAAAATATAAAGGCACTGTCATCATTATTTCGCATGATAGATACTTCCTTGATCAAACAGTTTCAAAAACCTTTGAGCTAGAACATGGAAAGCTAACACAATATAACGGTAACTATAGCTTATATAAATCTGAAAAAGCCCGTTTACAAGCTATTCAATTACACCAATATGAAAGTCAGCAAAAACGTGTAAAGGAAATTGAAGGGAAAATTGAACAACTAAAAAGTTGGTCCCAAAAGGCTCATAATCAAGCGGGTAAATCTGACACGAAGATGATGGGGCTGCGAGAGCATGAACGTAAAAAAGCGAAAAAGCGTGATCAACAAATTAAATCTAATATTAAGAGACTTGAAAAGGAATTAGAAGTCGCTGAGGTACTGAAACCAAAAGAAGAATCAATTGTACAATTCTCTTTTCAATCGAAACGTGTAAGAGGGAAACGAATTATAGAGGCTAAAAATATTGGCAAGAAATTTAATAGTCATGAGTTATTTTCTAACAGTAATTTTTATATTACGTATGGAGAAAAAGTAGGATTAGTGGGGGCGAATGGTACAGGAAAATCGACTATGTTAAAGGTAATATTACAGAAGGAATCATTATCACATGGAGAGCTTTGGGTAAGCCAGTCCCTAAAAATAGGATACTTATCTCAAGATGATTTTAATGCGTCAGAACGATCTATGATAGAAGAGCTTAATCTCGTGCATCGTAATGATCTACAGCAAGCACGTACATTGCTTGTGAATATTGGCTTACCACGACATATGCACCATCAATCAATGCAGACATTAAGCTTTGGTGAGTATATGCGTGTTCGTCTTGTAAAGATGATCATGGAGCAGTATGACGTGATTATACTCGATGAACCAACCAATCATTTAGATATGAAAAGTCGAGAGATGCTCGAAGAAACACTACAATCATACGACGGGACGCTTCTGATTGTATCTCATGATCTGTACTTCCTAAATAAGCTGTGCCAAACCACCTTGATAATTGAAAATGGCAAGATAAATCGCTATGAAATGAACTATGAACAATATCTGCAGAAGAAAAATAACAGTGAAAATTCAGAAGAGAGAGATCGGGAAGAAGAGCTTATGCGTATTCAAAATCGTCTTAATTCAGTGGTAAGTCAACTATCATTTTTAAAACCAGGTGATGAAGAGTATTTAAAGCTTGACGAGGAGTTTCATCAATTAACAAAACAAAAGCGTGTTTTACAGTAA
- a CDS encoding zinc ribbon domain-containing protein, with amino-acid sequence MKSIKPGRGPSAMSAAGGVVAVVFGIFWTIMAFTITRNAPFPMIGIIFPLFGLLFIGIGVMNVIYHYKNATGKNRMSLLDITDQDEEPDPLNKYFGDTKTASSQQSKSSSSSSVRKFEGDFCPFCGTKVSDDFDFCPKCGKDI; translated from the coding sequence ATGAAAAGCATAAAACCTGGTCGTGGCCCCTCTGCTATGAGTGCAGCTGGTGGCGTAGTCGCCGTTGTATTCGGGATTTTCTGGACTATTATGGCTTTTACCATAACTCGAAATGCACCGTTCCCTATGATTGGGATTATATTCCCTCTGTTTGGTCTTTTGTTCATCGGCATTGGTGTGATGAATGTAATATATCACTACAAAAATGCTACCGGTAAAAATCGCATGTCCTTGTTAGATATTACGGATCAAGATGAGGAACCAGATCCATTGAACAAATATTTTGGGGATACAAAAACGGCATCTTCACAACAAAGTAAATCTTCTTCATCAAGTTCGGTACGCAAATTTGAAGGAGACTTTTGCCCATTTTGCGGTACAAAAGTAAGTGACGACTTTGACTTTTGTCCTAAGTGCGGAAAAGATATTTAA
- a CDS encoding cytochrome D1 domain-containing protein codes for MAELLIVLNKDEDTVSIIDAETKETIKTIQTDYNPHEVVVSHDGRKTYVTCSLGNKLNIIDNETFEIVKTLEHPDFNFPHGLGLTNDGKKLYLASTYSEKVFVIDTETDEITNVFPTYQTYSHMISFSPDGKTVYVPNIGSDNITVVDVETEKVVNHFPVGKGPEGVAVHPNGKELYVANQDDNTLYVMDVESLEILHKRRIGACPVRLVFSPNGKYALIPNRESGDLSIIDTAQQLKHTVRPWEIKRIRVGVWPGGVVFNSDGSKAYVANNKTNNISVIDMNTLEEVDTIQTGIHPDGIAYLVK; via the coding sequence ATGGCAGAACTACTTATCGTGCTTAATAAAGATGAAGATACGGTATCTATTATTGATGCAGAAACAAAAGAGACAATTAAAACGATACAAACGGACTATAATCCACATGAGGTTGTGGTAAGTCATGATGGACGTAAAACGTATGTTACATGTTCACTAGGAAACAAGTTGAATATTATAGATAATGAAACATTTGAGATTGTAAAAACGTTAGAGCACCCTGATTTCAATTTTCCCCATGGTCTTGGATTAACGAATGATGGGAAAAAGCTGTATCTTGCATCAACATATAGTGAAAAAGTATTTGTTATAGATACGGAAACAGATGAAATCACCAATGTTTTTCCAACGTATCAAACATATTCGCATATGATTTCCTTTTCTCCAGATGGCAAAACGGTTTATGTACCAAACATCGGATCAGATAATATTACAGTTGTCGATGTGGAAACAGAGAAAGTTGTGAATCATTTCCCTGTAGGCAAAGGTCCAGAAGGGGTCGCTGTCCATCCAAATGGTAAAGAGTTGTATGTAGCAAACCAAGATGATAACACCCTTTACGTAATGGACGTTGAATCACTTGAAATTTTACATAAAAGAAGAATAGGGGCATGTCCTGTTCGTCTCGTGTTTTCACCAAATGGAAAATACGCTCTAATCCCTAACCGGGAATCTGGTGATTTAAGTATTATAGATACGGCACAACAACTAAAACATACTGTTCGCCCTTGGGAAATCAAGCGTATTCGTGTTGGCGTCTGGCCTGGTGGTGTCGTATTCAATTCAGATGGCTCCAAAGCGTATGTGGCGAATAATAAAACAAACAACATATCAGTCATTGATATGAATACGTTAGAAGAAGTCGATACAATTCAAACGGGGATTCATCCGGATGGAATTGCCTATCTTGTGAAATAA